The DNA sequence GAACTTTTGTCTACATTGATAAAGTATTGATGGAGATCATCAAGGCTTACGGTAGACCCATAATACAATTTGTTTTTATCAGGCAGTACCAGAGAATCATAGCTAACCCAATACATACTGTCTTTTTTAGTGATCAAAAGATCCCTGAAATGCCCGGGACCGCTGTTTTTTAAGACAATAGCTTTCTCTTGATGACCTGTCTTTTTGAAAATATCAGATAATGGATTATTACTTTCTGTTTTTCCTGAAGCTGTATTTTCGTAATAATACCAGCTGTAAGGTAACAGATTTCTTTTTTTGTTTAAATCATTTAAAACCAAAGAATAATCTTTGTAATTCTTAAGGCCATCTTTCTGAATCAAAGCTCGAAGCAGGTATTGATAATCCTCAATATTTCTGAATTCATGTTCTATGGATTCATATTTACGGAAAAAGGTTTTCTTTGCAAAATCATCGGTGTTTTTACGGCTGTCTTCAGTGATCAAAAGACTCAAAACAGCAAATGCTGCCACTGCAATCAGGCAGGCAGACAGAACGGCGATGTAAATGGATTTTTGGGATAAAGCGTGTTTAAAATTAATAGCCAAGTTTCTCTAAATTGTTGTTCTCCTACATATAAATTATTCGTTTGCAAAGGTATAACAAAGATTTCAGTACCGTAAAGTGAATTATTTTTATCTTTAAAACTACCATGAGCCAGCTTATTTGGGAACCAAAACATGTAACATAGTGCATTGATTCCTTAATGTTTTAAGTTAAAAACAAAAAAACTATATAAGCTTTAAGTCTTAAAGTTAGTTAATATCGTTATTCAGACCGTTAATTCAGCACTCTATATTTTTAAAATTAATTATCTTCGCCTACAAATCTTATTTGAAAATGAAGAAGATCATCTCCGGGATATCTATTTTTTGTGCCATCACTATTTCTGCTCAAGAAGCTATCCAGTTTCAGGAGCTGCCATTCAAGGATATTATTGCCAAAGCCAAAAAGGAAAAGAAATTGGTTTTCATTGATGCATATGCTTCCTGGTGTGGACCATGTAAAATGATGGAGAAAAATGTTTTCACCCAGAAATCCGTGAGTGATTATTACAATACCAATTTCATCAATGCAAGATTTGATATGGAAAAAGGAGAAGGCAGAGACATCGCTTCCAAATTTGGAGTACGTTCCTATCCTACTTATCTTTTCCTGAACGGTGAAGGAGAGCTTGTGTCGAGAAATACCGGTTATATGGAAGAGAGCATGTTTGTGGCTATGGCTCAGGATATCAATTCACCGGGAAACAAAAAAGGATCTCTTAAAGATCGTTTTGCCAGTGGTGAAAAGGATCCGGAATTCCTGACCAATATTATGAAGCTGAATGCCAACTCAGATTATGATTTTGCCAAAAAAGCTTCCGAAAGATATTTTCAGAATAAAAAGAAAACCGAGGAACTTACAAAAGATGAAATCGGCTTTCTGCTCTATTTCGTAAAGTCGTCAGAAGATCCCAATTATACTGTTTTCGCATCCAGAAAAGCAGAAATCATTAAATTTCTTCCTGAAGAAACCTACAATGAATTTGATGCTCAGCTGAAATTGGGAAAAGTAGTAGAACAGTCTATTGATGATAAAAATAAAAAAATCAATGATGATTATTTTTTAAAGACTGCTGAACCATTGGTAGGAAAAGAAGCTGCTCTTAAAAAACTGAACCAGACTAAACTGAGCTATTATGAGCAGAACAGTAATTTTCCTGAATACGAAAAAGCGGCTTTAGACTATTATAAAAATTCTGATTCATTTGATCCTAATGAACTTTTAAGAGCTGCCTGGATATTTGCAGATCATGTGAAAACACCCTCTTCATTAAAAAAAGCTACAGAATGGGCAGAAAAATCTGTCATGAGAAGCGAAACCTCAGAAAACACTTATATTCTTGCCAAACTCTATAATCTTACAGGAAATAAGGAGATGGCAAAAAACTATGCTGAAATGTCTAAAAATATAGCAGTTCAGGGCAATAAGGATTCTCAACTTGCAGATGAATTATTAAAGCAAATAAAATAACACCACATACCGAATGAAATATAAATTATTAGCAGCAGGCATTTTAGCTTTCCTGTCAGCAGGCACAGTACGTGCTCAAGAACAGGAACAAGGAAGACAGGAGAAAAGTTTATACATAAAAGGAAATGCTTTATTTGCTCCGATAGGAATTTTAAACCTGGGAATAGAAAAACAAATAAGCCCAAAATATACGCTTCAGGGAGATGTTTTCATTTCACCATGGAAATCTTTCTCAGGACATGAATTACAGTTTTATTCTGTATCTGCAGAAGGAAGATACTATTTTAATGAAGCTTTCAAGCACTGGTATGTAGGAGCCAACATAGGTTTTGCGGCCTACAATGCTTCAAAATGGAATTACTGGAATGATGATACTTTTGAAAACTGGAATGGAGAAACTCTCCGCAACTCTAATCTGTATCAAAGAGGATTCTCTGTTATGCTGGGGGTTACAGCAGGATATCAATTTCAGTTATCTGAACGATGGAATCTAGATATTTATGGAACCGTAGGAACATCACAAGGATTTTACAAGGGATATGACCGTACCACAGGAAGACGTTATGATTCTGCTGAGAAATTCAATAAAAGCGGTGAAATCATCCCATACAGAGGAGGGGTAATGATTTCTTATAAATTAAAATAAGACAATGAAGCTATTCGGAAAAAATCATATTATCATTTTAGTGATCACTTTTGTGATCCTTTTTTTAATGAACTATATCGGAAATGATCTTCCTGATAAATTGCAAAGAGCTTTAATGACTGCTTTTGCGGGAGTTGTTGGATTAACGATCGGGCTCTTTATATTGAATAAGGGCAGAAATGATAAAAATCCGCCCCAAAATTTTGATTAATTAATCTTCATACACCACATACCGGGTTCTGATCTTTTCGAAACTTTCCAGATCTGTTTTCCAGGAATTTTTAATTTCCTGAATTGATTTTCCATCAATGATCTGTTTTCTGAAACTATCAGTTCCGGAAAGGGTATCAAACCAAAGATTTTTAAGGAAGAAATCCTGCTGAGGATTTTTATAATTCTGATACGCTTTGATTACCCATTCAAGGTTGAGTTCTCTTAAGTCCTTCGGATATTCTGAAAGATTTTCGCCATAACACAGTTTTCCGTTCAGGAATGGATCTTTAGCACCATAGCTTGGCTTTGGTGTAAACTGGTAAGGAAGATTTTCCGTCCATGGAGAACCATAAATCTGGAAAGGCAGATCTGTTCCTCTTCCTACAGAAACCTGAGTTCCTTCAAAAAAACAAAGGCTTGGATATAAATTGATTGCTTTATCATTGGGTAAATTCGGAGAAGGTTTATCAAGCATCGGGTAACGTTGCTTTTTATGATAATTCTTCATCTGAATAAGGGTATATTTAGCCTGAACCCCATTTTTCAGCCATTTTTCTCCATTTACCATTTTTCCATACTCTCCTATTGTAAGCCCGTAAACTACAGGAACTTCATGCATTCCTACAAAACTTGCCCATTTTTTTCTCAATACAGGTCCGTCAGTATATCCGTCATGCGGATTGGGACGATCCAATACCATGATCTCAACATTATTTTCAGCACCTGCTTCCATCAGATAAGACAGAGTGGAAATATAGGTATAGAATCTTACTCCAACATCCTGGATATCAAAAATAACAATATCAATTCCGGCCAGCTGCTCAGGCTTTGGTTTTTTATTATTTCCATACAGGGAAACAATCGGGATCCCTGTTTTTATGTCTACACCATTTTTCACTTTTGCACCCGCATCAGCATCTCCTCTGAAACCATGTTCAGGAGCAAAAATCGATTTGATCTTTATTCCTTTTTTTACCAGAAAATCTACTAAATGAGTTTTGTCACTCATCAAACCCGTCTGGTTGGTTACTACCCCTATCGTCTTATTTTTTAAGAGTGGTAAATACATTTCAGGCTGGTCTGCCCCGGTTTTAAAATCCGATTGAACTTGAGTCTGGGAATAATATTGATTGAATACTCCTAAAAAAATTAGGCAAATCAGAAGTAAATTTTTAATTTTGAAATCTAAATTCATAAGCTTGAAATTTCCTTTATATTTCTCTAGAAAAATAGCATTTTCCAAAGATAACAAAAATAACCTTTCAAGGGTTATCATCTTCATTGGCAGGCTTTCCGTAGCATTGGGGATTATTGTTTCCTTAATTACCGTAGCCACCGGTTTTGGTTCAAAAAAAGCTATTAAAGAGAGGCTGGCAGATTTCAGCGGACACATTACGGTAAGATCAACGCGCTCAAATTCCTCTTATAATACTTCCGTACTTGATAATCAGGGACTCAATATTGCAAAAATAAAAGAACTTCCCGATGTGGAAAGTATTCAGAAATATGTTACGGTTACCGGAATTATGCGTAATGAACACAATTTTGCGGGAATTATATTCAAGGGAATCGGAAAAGATTTTGACAGTTTACGATTTAAAAAATTCCTTATCGCCGGTACTACGCCGAAAGTTACTGAGAAAGGCTTCAACAATGACGTTGCTATTTCGCAAAAAGTAGCCAATGATCTACATCTTAAAGTAAATGACAGTATTGTTACGGTATTTTTAAAAGCTGATCAAAAACCACTTTACCGTAAATTCAGAGTAATCGGAATTTACAGAACTGATATCAAGCTCATTGACGAACAATTTGTTATTGGCGGTATTAATCATGCAAGAAAAATTCAGGATATGAAGCCTGATGAAATTGGTGGTATAGATATCTTCCTGAAGGATGTAAATGATATCGATAAAGATTTTCCTGACATTGAAAAATTGATCGGCTATAAAAACTACGCTGAAAAAGCTACTGAGAAATTCCCGCAGATCACGGACTGGATCAGTATTTTTGACACGAATATAGCATTGATCATTATCATCATGCTGATTGTAGTGGTTATCAATATCATCATGGTTCTTCTTATTCTTATTATTGAAAGAACAAATTCTATTGGTCTTCTTAAAACATTGGGTGCAAGCAATTCACAGATAAGAGCTACCTTCATCAATTATACCCTGATCATTATGATTCCGGGGCTTTTGTATGGAAATGCTATCGGACTGGGACTTATTTTGATCCAGAAATTCTTTGGAGTCATAAAGCTTAACCCGGAAAACTATTATGTAAGTACAGTTCCGGTAGACCTTAATCCTATCGCAATTATTTCGATCTCGTTGGGAATTCTTCTTATTTCAGGATTGGCTTTAATTATTCCTAGTTACCTGATCAGCAAGATTTCTCCTGTGAAAGTTATTAAGTATAACTAAATTGATAATTGAAAGTTATTCGTTGTCTTTCAAGGGTTTTTGACTTTATCCACAACTTATCCACACGTTATCCACAGCGCAGATAATTTTAAAAGCCTTATCTTTGCGCCGCATATAAAACATTTATGAAATACGCAAAAAATATCCTTGAAACTATAGGTAACACGCCGCTGGTAAAGCTTAACAAAGTATTAGGTGAAGATTTCCCGGCATTGGTATTAGCAAAAGTAGAGACCTTCAATCCTGGAAACTCAGTAAAGGACAGAATGGCTCTTAAGATGATAGAAGATGCCGAAAAAGACGGCAGATTAAAACCTGGAGGAACCATCATTGAAGGAACTTCCGGAAATACAGGAATGGGATTGGCACTGGCAGCCATCATCAAAGGCTACAAATGTATTTTTGTAACCAATTCCAAGCAGTCAAAAGAAAAGTGTGATATTCTTCGTGCTGTAGGAGCTGAGGTAATTGTCTGCCCTACTGACGTAAAACCTACTGACCCGCGTTCTTATTACTCAGTATCCAAAAGACTGGCAAAAGAAACGGAAAACGGATGGTATGTTAACCAATATGACAACTTATCCAACAGAGCGGCTCATTATGAGTCTACAGCTCCTGAGATCTGGGAACAGACTGAAGGAAACCTGACTCACTTTGTGGTAGGAGCCGGAACAGGAGGTACCATTACAGGATGCGGAACTTTCTTCAAAGAGAAGAATCCAAACATCAAAGTAATTGGTGTGGATACCTACGGTTCTATTCTGAAAGAATTCCACGAAACTGGTGAACTTCACTACGATCATGCTTACACTTACATTACAGAAGGTATCGGGGAAGATATTATTCCTGAAAACTATGACATGTCTGTAATTGATCATTTTGAAAAAGTTACAGATAAAGACGGTGCCATCTATGCTAGAAAACTGGCTAAGGAAGAAGGAATTTTCTGTGGATATTCTGCAGGAAGTGCTATTGCTTCTTTGATTCAGATGAAAGATCAGTTCACTAAAGATGATGTGATCGTCGTTTTACTTCATGACCATGGTTCAAGATATGTAGGAAAAATCTACAATGACGAATGGATGAAAGAAATGGGTTGGCTGGAAGAAAATAAAGAAGGGTAATAAACCACCTTACAGATCATAAAAAAACGGAACAAAATTTTGTTCCGTTTTTTATTTTTATTGCTTGATGTTTTCCTTTAATTTACTTTTAAGAAAACTGTATTCCTTCTCACTCATTGCTTTTCTGGGAAACATATAGTTGTATTTTCCTTCAAGGGAAATAAATTCATTGTTGCTGTCAAAATATTCAAAATCTTTCCATTCACTCGTTTCTTTCTCCCCATCAATATTCACTGTGAAAAAATTCTGATCAAATCTTATTTCATATACTTTACACTTTTCCAGAACATTTAAATAGTGATTCACCTGTTTTTTCCATCTCGAAACTTTATTGACACTCACTGACAGAAAAACAGCGCAAAGCAAAAATATAAAACTCAAAAAATATAAGATCCCCTGACTTTCTTTGCTCAGTTGATCTTTCAAAAGAAAAACGATGAAAACAATCACTGCAGCTACAATAGTGGCAATGGTTTTACTTTTCGTTGTAGATGAAAAAAGCAGACTTCCCTGATTACCGCTAAAATAAATATCTTCAAAAATCTTTCTGTCAGGTTTTAGTGTAATCACCTTTTCTTCATTCATAATTATAGAGTTGCTTTAAAAAGCTACAAAACTAAACTAAATATCTTCATATTGATCACTTATTGCCGAAAGTTTATTCATCAGCTCCCTGTTTCTGCGGTTTAGTGCATCCAGTTTTTTCAGCATATTGTGAATCACTTCAAGACCGGGAAGATTGACTTCGAGATCATAATACCAGTTGGCAAATTTTTCCAGATCGGGCAGATCATCATACATCAGATAATGGATATTGTCTTCAATCTGTATATTCAGCAGCCCATAGTCTACAAGCTCATCAAAAAAAGTGATTTCTATATTATAGATTCTTACGAGTTCTTCCCGTGATATTCTTTCACTCATAGCTTAGGAATTTTTAAGTTGTTCAAAAAGTTCTTTCTGCTTCTCGGTAAGGTTGATTGGCAGTTTCACTTCGTAGGTTACAAAAAGATCTCCGTGTTCTCCTTCTTTTTTATAGACAGGAAAGCCTTTTCCTTTCAATCTTACGGTGATTCCTGTTTGGGTTTCAGGTTTTACTTTAAGCTTTACACTCCCTTCCAGAGTATTTACATTCACTTCTCCTCCTAAAACAGCGGTATACAGATCAATTGTTACCTTGGTTTTCAGGTCATCCCCGATTCTTTCAAAATCCGGATCTGCTGGGATATTGAAGGTGATATATAAATCTCCGCTTGGCCCTCCGTTTATCCCTGGATTTCCATGTCCTTTCAGTTTGATCTGCTGTCCGTCATATACTCCTGCAGGAATTGTGATTCTGACTTTCTTTCCATTAATATCAAAAGTTTGTGGATGGGTTTTCGCGGCATCTCTCAGATTCAGATTCAATTCTGCTTTTATATCCTGGCCTTTAAATTTTCCGGAAGCCCTTCCTCTTGAACTTTTACCAAATCCACCGCCTGCTCCACCGAACATATTCTGGAAGAAATCTGAAAAATCTTCTCCTTCACCAAAATCAGCACCGGAGAATCCGCCGCCATAACTTTGCTGCTGATATTGTCTTTGCTGTTGCTGTTGAGCTTTTTCGTATTCTTCGCCGTGTTTCCAGTGTTCTCCGTACTTGTCGTATTTAGATCTGTTTTCCGGATTGCTGAGCACTTCATTGGCTTCATTCAATTCTTTGAACTGTCTTTCTGCTTCCTTATCATCAGGGTTCAGATCGGGATGAAGTTTCCGGGCCTGTTTCCGGTAGGCCTTTTTAATATCATCCTGTGTTGCGTTTTTATCTACGCCTAAAATTTTATAGTAATCTATATAAGCCATAGAAATGAGGTTTACCCAAATTTATGAAATTTAGGTCTGAAAATTGTATAACAAAATGTTAAAAATAAACCTATCTTTGATAAAAAGCACCACATGAAAGAGGTACTGAAAAACTACTCCGGAATCATATTTTTACTTTTAGGAATCACTATTGGAAGCATCATTGGAATTGTTGCTCCCGGTTTTGTGGAATATATAAAACCTCTGGGGGATATTTTTCTTAATCTTCTTTTTGTGAGTGTAGTTCCTTTGGTATTTTTTGCTGTGTCCAATTCTATTTCTTCTTTGGAGCAACAGTCTAAATTTGGAAAGATCATTCTGGTGATGTCTCTTACTTTTTTATTCTTTATTCTCACGGCAGCAGTTTTTACGATCTGTGCAGTTTATCTTTTCCCGGTTTCAGGAGTATCAGGGAGTTCTGAAATTATTTCTGAAGCAGCAAATGATGATACATGGGGCAATAGAATTGTAAGTTTCTTTACAGTGGGAGAATTCACTGAGCTATTCTCAAGAAGGAATATGCTTGCTCTTTTGGTATTTGCATTTCTGACAGGATTTGCGGCCAGAAAAACAGGTGAAAAAGGGCAGCCATTCAGGGTTTTTATTGCTTCAGGATATGAAGTAATGAAAGAACTACTTTTATTGGTCATGAAACTGGCTCCTATTGGTTTGGGTGCTTACTTTGCCTATCAGGTGGCTACTTTAGGTCCCCAGCTTTTTGGATTTTATGCTAAACCTTTAGGATTGTATTATGTTGCAGGAGTTATTTACTTTCTGGTCTTCTTTTCTATTTATGCTTTTATGGCAAACGGACAGAAAGGAGTCAAAAGTTTCTGGACCAACGCAATCTACCCTACTCTTACAGCCATAAGCACCTGCAGCAGTTTTGCCACCATGCCTGCCAATTTACAGGCAGCATCCAAGATCGGAATTCCCAACTCTATTGCCAATCTGGTGATTCCTATCGGGACTACCCTGCATAAAAACGGATCTTCAATGTCTTCAATCATTAAGATCTATGTGGCATTTTTAATCATTGGAAAGGATTTTTTTGATCCTGCCAACCTGCTTTTGGCTTTGGGAATCACTGTATTTGTCAGCATTGTGGCTGGTGGTATTCCTAATGGCGGATATATTGGTGAAATGCTGATGATTTCTGTTTACAAACTGCCTCAGGAAGCTATTCCCGCGGTAATGATTATCGGGACTTTGGTAGATCCTTTAGCTACAGTCCTGAATGCTGTAGGAGATATAGTGGCAGCCATGTTTGTCAACCGGTTTGTGAAAGTCTGATTGCATTTAACTATTTTCTATTAACCCATGAACTCATTTTTCAAAAGCATTGGCCTCTACAACAACCTCACTATTGATCTCAATATCAACAGTGCGGAACTTACAAAGAGATTAATGAAAGTAACTTATAAAACCAATACAGCTTTCATATCATTAGAAAAAGATGCTACAATTCCTACACGGTTTGAATACCGGGGAATGATTGATACCAACAGCTTTACAATCAAAAGAAGAGGAAGGCTATTTGATATGAACAGAAGTAATCCTGTATTACGTGGAACTATTTCTGGTAAAAATGGTACATCATCCGTATCTGTAGAATTTTTTCCATCAGGATTTCAGATCTTGAACTGGATTTTCATTCTGTGTTTTTGCTTTGTGATAACATATGCCAATATAACAGGTGATAAACAAGACGTTATGTTCGCGGTAGTTGCTTCGGTAATAGCAATCACTCAATATTTTATCTTAAAAAGAGGAATTTCGAGAGGGAAATATGAATTTGAAAGAGAGCTTATCTATATTGCTCAAAAGCCTTAAGCCAATTTCAGACCAAAGGTTCTATTCACTGCGTTTTACGGGTTCCAGGTTTTCATATTCATCGGGAGTGAAAAGTCTGTAATGAACTTTAAAGGTTTTTCCCAAAGGAGTTTCCAGAGAGAAACCACCAGGTCCGAATCCATCTGTAACATCTAATGTAAAATGTGAATATTTCCAGTATTCAAAAAGGTCACGGTCTATCCAGAACTCATATCCATTGATCGTTCCGATCATGGCATCATTCATCCGGGGGAAAAATCCTCCTTTTTCAAAACATTGCGGCTGTGTGCCTTCGCAGCATCCTCCTGCCTGGTAAAACATGAGTGGACCGTATTGTTCTTCCAGTTTCCGGATCACTTCAAATGCCTGTTCTGTTGCAGAAAGTCTGGATATTTTTGCTTCCATTATTTTTATTTTAGCTTACTAGAAACCTTATTGTTATAAAAAATCCCGGCAGGTAAATTCAGCCGGGATCAGCAACACATCATCAATTAATTTGAGCCGGCAATATCCAAAACGATTCTGCCGTCAATCTGTCCTTTTTTCATTTTATCGAATACATCATTGATATCTTCAAGTTTTGCGGCAGTAACGGTTGCTTTTACCAATCCTTCATTGGCAAAATCCAACGCTTCCTGCATGTCTTTACGGGTTCCTACGATAGAACCTCTCACGGTGATCCTTTTTAAAACCGTTTCAAAAATCGGAAGTTCAAAAGAGCCGGGAGGAAGACCGTTCAGAGCAATAGTTCCTTTTCTTCTCAAAACATCTATTCCCTGTTTAAAAGCAATAGGTGAAACAGCTGTAATCAATGCACCGTGCATCCCACCGACTTCTTTATGTAAATATTCTCCGGGATCTGTGTTCTTTGCATTAACTACAAGATCTGCTCCTAATTTCTTTGCCAGTTCAAGCTTATCATCTGCCACATCAATGGCTGCAACATGCATTCCCATTGCTTTTGCATATTGAACGGCTACATGTCCCAATCCACCAATTCCCGAAATGGCTACCCATTCTCCAGGTTTTGTCTCTGTTTCCTTCAATCCTTTATAAACCGTTACTCCGGCGCATAAAATAGGAGCAATCTCCAGAAAGTTAACGTCAGACTTCAAATGTCCTACATATCTTGAGTCTGCAATAACGTATTCTGCAAAACCACCATCTACACTATAACCTCCGTTTTTCTGAGCTTCACAAAGGGTTTCCCATCCTGTGATACAGTAATCACAACATCCACAAGCACTGTACAGCCAGGGAACTCCTACCGCATCTCCTTCTTTTACAAAAGCTTCGGGTCCGCAGGCTACTACAATACCTACTCCTTCATGTCCGGGAATAAGAGGCATCTTGGGTTTTGCAGGCCAGTCACCATCTACAGCATGTAAGTCTGTATGACAAACCCCGCAGGCTATTACTTTGACTAGGACTTCATATCTTCCGGGTGCTCTTACGGGTACTTCTTCAATTTTCAAGGGTTGACCGTAGCCTTGAACTACCGCCGCTTTCATTGTTTTTGGGATCATATTTTATTTTTTTGATAGAGTTATTTTGGGTATTAGTTTTTATCACCAGAGGTAATTGACAGCTCTCAGTTTTTGTGCTGTCTTTATAAGTCAATAATGATGTAGAATATGTAGATCAAAAGACTGATATTTCTCTGCGTGAGGGATAGTAAGGGCGGCGAGGAACGAGCCGGTGCGGAATGAAATGGAGCACCGAAACGAAGTGCAGCCCTGCATAGCCCGACCGTTTTGCCCTGGAAAAGCCAAGGCAATCGGGCACGTCCTAAATAATATTAAAAGAAACCTAACTTATTCTTGTTATAAGAAATCAGCATGTTTTTGGTTTGGCGGTAATGATCAAGCATCATCTTATGATTTTCTCTTCCGATTCCTGATTGTTTGTAACCTCCGAAAGGTGCTCCTGCAGGGTAAGAGTGATATTGGTTGACCCATACTCTTCCGGCTTCTATCTGACGGGGAATATTGTACAGCTGGTGAGCATCTCTTGTCCAAACGCCTGCACCAAGCCCATAAATGGTATCATTGGCAATTTTCACTGCGTCTTCTTCATCTTTGAAAGTGGTAAATGCCAGCACCGGACCGAAAATTTCCTCCTGGAAGATTCTCATTCTATTGTTTCCTTTGAAAATCGTCGGCTGAATGTAGTATCCGTCTTCCAAATCCTCTCCAAGATGGTTAACATCTCCTCCTACCAGAACTTCAGCCCCTTCTTCTATTCCCAACTGGATATAGGAAAGGATTTTATCTTTCTGAATCTTTGAAGCCTGAGCTCCCATCATCACGGTTTTGTCCAGTGGATTTCCTACTTTGATGGCTTTTACTCTTTCGACTACCCTTTCAATAAAGGCATCTGCAATATCTTCCTGAACGAGTAATCTTGAAGGACATGTACAAATTTCTCCCTGATTAAGGGCAAAAAGAACGGCTCCTTCTATCGCTTTATCTAAAAATTCATCATCAGCATCCATTACAGAGTTAAAGAATACATTTGGTGATTTTCCTCCTAATTCCAATGTCACAGGAATGATATTTTCTGTTGCATACTGCATCACCATACGTCCTGTAGCAGTAGAACCTGTAAATGCTGCTTTTGCCACTTTCGGATTGGTCACCAGAGCTCTTCCAAGTTCTGCTCCGAACCCGTTAACAATATTGATAACACCAGCTGGTAAAAGGTCTCCGATCAGTTCCATCAAAACCATAATGGAAACAGGGGTACTTTCTGCAGGTTTTAAAACTACACAGTTTCCAGCTGCTAAAGCCGGAGCCAGTTTCCAGACAGCCATGAGTATCGGGAAATTCCATGGGATGATTTGTGCAATTACTCCAAGGGGTTCATGAACGATAAGAGATACGGTATCTTTATCCAGTTCGTTATGAGATCCTTCATCTGCACGGATAACAGAGGCGAAATATCTGAAATGGTCGATAGCCAAAGGTAAATCTGCAGCCAGTGTTTCTCTCACTGCTTTCCCATTATCTATGGTTTCTACGGTAGCAAGGTAT is a window from the Chryseobacterium indologenes genome containing:
- a CDS encoding DnaJ C-terminal domain-containing protein encodes the protein MAYIDYYKILGVDKNATQDDIKKAYRKQARKLHPDLNPDDKEAERQFKELNEANEVLSNPENRSKYDKYGEHWKHGEEYEKAQQQQQRQYQQQSYGGGFSGADFGEGEDFSDFFQNMFGGAGGGFGKSSRGRASGKFKGQDIKAELNLNLRDAAKTHPQTFDINGKKVRITIPAGVYDGQQIKLKGHGNPGINGGPSGDLYITFNIPADPDFERIGDDLKTKVTIDLYTAVLGGEVNVNTLEGSVKLKVKPETQTGITVRLKGKGFPVYKKEGEHGDLFVTYEVKLPINLTEKQKELFEQLKNS
- a CDS encoding DUF3575 domain-containing protein, which gives rise to MKYKLLAAGILAFLSAGTVRAQEQEQGRQEKSLYIKGNALFAPIGILNLGIEKQISPKYTLQGDVFISPWKSFSGHELQFYSVSAEGRYYFNEAFKHWYVGANIGFAAYNASKWNYWNDDTFENWNGETLRNSNLYQRGFSVMLGVTAGYQFQLSERWNLDIYGTVGTSQGFYKGYDRTTGRRYDSAEKFNKSGEIIPYRGGVMISYKLK
- a CDS encoding PLP-dependent cysteine synthase family protein translates to MKYAKNILETIGNTPLVKLNKVLGEDFPALVLAKVETFNPGNSVKDRMALKMIEDAEKDGRLKPGGTIIEGTSGNTGMGLALAAIIKGYKCIFVTNSKQSKEKCDILRAVGAEVIVCPTDVKPTDPRSYYSVSKRLAKETENGWYVNQYDNLSNRAAHYESTAPEIWEQTEGNLTHFVVGAGTGGTITGCGTFFKEKNPNIKVIGVDTYGSILKEFHETGELHYDHAYTYITEGIGEDIIPENYDMSVIDHFEKVTDKDGAIYARKLAKEEGIFCGYSAGSAIASLIQMKDQFTKDDVIVVLLHDHGSRYVGKIYNDEWMKEMGWLEENKEG
- a CDS encoding chaperone modulator CbpM, with the translated sequence MSERISREELVRIYNIEITFFDELVDYGLLNIQIEDNIHYLMYDDLPDLEKFANWYYDLEVNLPGLEVIHNMLKKLDALNRRNRELMNKLSAISDQYEDI
- a CDS encoding ABC transporter permease; protein product: MKFPLYFSRKIAFSKDNKNNLSRVIIFIGRLSVALGIIVSLITVATGFGSKKAIKERLADFSGHITVRSTRSNSSYNTSVLDNQGLNIAKIKELPDVESIQKYVTVTGIMRNEHNFAGIIFKGIGKDFDSLRFKKFLIAGTTPKVTEKGFNNDVAISQKVANDLHLKVNDSIVTVFLKADQKPLYRKFRVIGIYRTDIKLIDEQFVIGGINHARKIQDMKPDEIGGIDIFLKDVNDIDKDFPDIEKLIGYKNYAEKATEKFPQITDWISIFDTNIALIIIIMLIVVVINIIMVLLILIIERTNSIGLLKTLGASNSQIRATFINYTLIIMIPGLLYGNAIGLGLILIQKFFGVIKLNPENYYVSTVPVDLNPIAIISISLGILLISGLALIIPSYLISKISPVKVIKYN
- a CDS encoding exo-beta-N-acetylmuramidase NamZ family protein yields the protein MNLDFKIKNLLLICLIFLGVFNQYYSQTQVQSDFKTGADQPEMYLPLLKNKTIGVVTNQTGLMSDKTHLVDFLVKKGIKIKSIFAPEHGFRGDADAGAKVKNGVDIKTGIPIVSLYGNNKKPKPEQLAGIDIVIFDIQDVGVRFYTYISTLSYLMEAGAENNVEIMVLDRPNPHDGYTDGPVLRKKWASFVGMHEVPVVYGLTIGEYGKMVNGEKWLKNGVQAKYTLIQMKNYHKKQRYPMLDKPSPNLPNDKAINLYPSLCFFEGTQVSVGRGTDLPFQIYGSPWTENLPYQFTPKPSYGAKDPFLNGKLCYGENLSEYPKDLRELNLEWVIKAYQNYKNPQQDFFLKNLWFDTLSGTDSFRKQIIDGKSIQEIKNSWKTDLESFEKIRTRYVVYED
- a CDS encoding thioredoxin fold domain-containing protein, coding for MKKIISGISIFCAITISAQEAIQFQELPFKDIIAKAKKEKKLVFIDAYASWCGPCKMMEKNVFTQKSVSDYYNTNFINARFDMEKGEGRDIASKFGVRSYPTYLFLNGEGELVSRNTGYMEESMFVAMAQDINSPGNKKGSLKDRFASGEKDPEFLTNIMKLNANSDYDFAKKASERYFQNKKKTEELTKDEIGFLLYFVKSSEDPNYTVFASRKAEIIKFLPEETYNEFDAQLKLGKVVEQSIDDKNKKINDDYFLKTAEPLVGKEAALKKLNQTKLSYYEQNSNFPEYEKAALDYYKNSDSFDPNELLRAAWIFADHVKTPSSLKKATEWAEKSVMRSETSENTYILAKLYNLTGNKEMAKNYAEMSKNIAVQGNKDSQLADELLKQIK